The Lacipirellulaceae bacterium genome includes a region encoding these proteins:
- a CDS encoding PEP-CTERM sorting domain-containing protein, translating to MSSSFAAPATAIISEGDALGGSTVEVIRFSGASNSSNGFVVQLDTTDGAAHIYGSVDGVTPNGVVRTAGTIGNFVQTSFDGEIGLSNAGVVTYGADIDEVTGAPVGNSIYQDDTLIVKEGDAGAGTATNFLDVVSTHGGTASFFGISPDNGLFVGAGLSNSPQIGDLILGFAIDGFDEFQHGNSDANGPIQEVNIDTGSSADDGIVLINGAPIASGAGNIREGDLIPVSSGGVGDSWDNFDFHRINEVGDFLITGDTDQTGGSADEFVSINGVIVAREGDLIAGGIIDGSIENADLNEQGIWAAIWDFDTDLTGGSTDSEAIYVGDSSGVDQLVIKEGDTVLVGGVSQTLDDITTGLSIGDIQANGSYNVWFRGVSDGVQRQFVITIPEPGAIALLSFGLVLCQVRRRKH from the coding sequence GTGTCATCATCATTCGCCGCGCCGGCCACGGCAATCATCAGTGAGGGCGATGCCCTAGGTGGTTCGACCGTCGAAGTCATTCGCTTTTCCGGTGCTTCTAACAGCTCGAATGGCTTCGTGGTCCAACTCGACACCACGGACGGAGCCGCTCACATTTACGGCAGCGTTGACGGCGTAACTCCCAATGGCGTCGTTCGCACAGCCGGCACCATTGGCAACTTCGTGCAAACTTCATTTGATGGCGAAATCGGTTTGTCGAACGCTGGTGTGGTTACCTATGGAGCCGACATCGACGAGGTGACAGGCGCACCAGTAGGTAATTCTATCTACCAAGACGATACACTCATTGTAAAAGAAGGAGACGCCGGTGCTGGCACTGCGACCAACTTTCTTGACGTCGTATCGACTCATGGCGGCACAGCTTCGTTTTTCGGTATTAGCCCGGACAACGGCCTCTTCGTTGGAGCAGGCTTGTCGAACTCCCCACAGATTGGCGATCTGATTCTTGGATTTGCGATCGATGGCTTTGACGAGTTCCAGCACGGCAATAGCGATGCCAATGGGCCGATTCAGGAGGTAAACATCGACACCGGATCGTCGGCCGATGATGGCATCGTCTTAATTAATGGTGCCCCCATTGCTTCTGGGGCAGGCAACATTCGTGAAGGTGATCTAATTCCTGTGTCGAGCGGAGGCGTTGGCGACAGTTGGGACAACTTCGATTTCCATCGCATCAATGAAGTGGGAGATTTTCTCATCACTGGTGACACCGACCAAACGGGCGGTAGTGCCGATGAATTCGTCTCGATCAATGGTGTGATCGTTGCCCGCGAAGGCGATCTTATCGCTGGTGGAATTATCGACGGTAGCATCGAGAACGCTGACCTGAATGAGCAAGGTATCTGGGCCGCTATCTGGGATTTCGATACCGACCTCACCGGAGGAAGCACAGATTCAGAAGCCATTTATGTTGGAGATTCCAGCGGCGTTGACCAATTAGTGATCAAGGAAGGTGATACGGTTCTGGTGGGCGGTGTAAGTCAGACCCTGGACGATATCACTACCGGACTTTCGATTGGCGATATTCAGGCGAACGGATCCTATAATGTGTGGTTCCGTGGCGTGTCTGATGGCGTTCAGCGGCAGTTCGTGATTACGATTCCTGAACCAGGAGCGATCGCGTTACTCAGCTTCGGCCTAGTGCTCTGCCAAGTTCGTCGACGCAAACATTAG